The following are from one region of the Cloacibacterium sp. TD35 genome:
- the rplC gene encoding 50S ribosomal protein L3, translated as MSGIIGKKIGMTSLFNEEGKNIPCTVIQAGPCAVLQVRTEEVDGYKAVQLGFDDKSEKNVSKALAGHFKKAGSTPKAKIVEFRNEFEHEVKVGDQIIVDMFNEGEYVDVTGTSKGKGFQGVVKRHNFGGVMQATHGQHNRLRAPGSIGAGSDPSRVFKGLRMAGRMGGKQVTVQNLQVLKVDTEQNLLVVKGAVPGAKNSYVIIKKWN; from the coding sequence ATGTCAGGTATTATTGGTAAAAAAATCGGCATGACATCTTTGTTTAACGAAGAAGGGAAAAACATTCCTTGTACAGTTATTCAAGCTGGTCCATGCGCGGTTTTACAGGTCAGAACCGAAGAAGTTGACGGTTACAAAGCGGTGCAACTAGGTTTCGATGACAAGAGTGAGAAGAACGTATCTAAAGCGTTAGCTGGTCATTTCAAAAAGGCTGGTTCTACGCCAAAGGCGAAAATCGTGGAATTCAGAAATGAATTCGAACACGAAGTGAAAGTAGGAGATCAAATAATCGTAGACATGTTCAACGAAGGTGAATATGTAGACGTAACAGGTACTTCTAAAGGTAAAGGTTTCCAAGGGGTTGTTAAAAGACATAACTTTGGTGGTGTAATGCAAGCTACCCACGGTCAGCACAACAGATTAAGAGCTCCAGGTTCAATCGGTGCGGGTTCTGACCCTTCTAGAGTTTTCAAAGGACTTAGAATGGCTGGTAGAATGGGAGGAAAACAGGTGACTGTTCAAAACCTTCAAGTGTTAAAAGTAGATACAGAACAAAATCTTTTAGTAGTAAAAGGTGCTGTTCCGGGAGCTAAAAATTCTTATGTAATTATCAAGAAATGGAACTAG
- the rplD gene encoding 50S ribosomal protein L4, with the protein MELVVLNTSGKETGRKVQLDEAIFGIEPNQHAVYLEVKQYLAAQRQGTHKSKERSEINASTRKLKKQKGSGSARYGDIKSPTFKGGGRVFGPKPRDYRFKLNKALKRLAKKSVLSQKMRENSIKVLEEVTFAAPKTKDFINVFNALGLEGKKALFVLAETNKNVYLSSRNLPKVKVLTYNEISSYDLVNAGEVVFFEGAVEKFQENLRK; encoded by the coding sequence ATGGAACTAGTAGTATTAAATACATCAGGAAAAGAAACCGGAAGAAAAGTGCAACTAGACGAAGCGATCTTCGGAATTGAGCCAAATCAGCACGCGGTTTACTTAGAAGTGAAACAATACCTTGCTGCTCAAAGACAAGGAACTCATAAGTCTAAAGAAAGAAGCGAAATTAATGCTTCTACTAGAAAACTTAAAAAACAAAAAGGATCTGGTTCGGCTAGATATGGTGATATTAAATCTCCAACTTTCAAAGGTGGGGGTAGAGTATTCGGTCCTAAGCCAAGAGATTACAGATTCAAATTAAATAAAGCATTAAAAAGATTAGCTAAGAAATCTGTTCTTTCTCAAAAAATGAGAGAAAACTCTATTAAAGTATTAGAAGAAGTAACATTTGCTGCTCCTAAAACTAAAGATTTCATCAATGTATTTAATGCATTAGGTTTGGAAGGCAAAAAAGCATTATTCGTGCTTGCTGAAACAAACAAGAACGTATATTTATCTTCAAGAAACTTACCGAAAGTAAAAGTATTAACTTATAATGAGATTTCTTCTTATGATCTAGTTAATGCAGGTGAAGTAGTATTCTTCGAAGGTGCTGTAGAAAAATTTCAAGAAAATTTAAGAAAATAA